The DNA window TGGTAATCCAAACTTCTGTCTCTGCCTGTTGCGAATTTATAATATCACCGGTAATGACCGCTATCATGATGCAAATATAAGCATATTTACTTATATATAAAATATTTTATCAAGAAGGCGTATAGAAAAACATAATCACCCGTACTTCTTCTATCAATGATTCAAGATAGATCAGAAAAATATGAATTATCTTCAGGATTTCAAATCTCTTTCAATGGAGGGTTTAAATGGGAACTGTGGTATTAAATCAATAAAAATCCTGATTAGCACAACCGCAATGATCAGGATTACTTGTATTTTTAAAAGTAAGGACTACTTAATCGTACTTTTCACTGTTCCGCAGGTCAGCATGGAACTTCCGTAATACGGATTCACAATTTTTTCTTCGTTGCTCAGCCAGCCTGCTTCTGCCATAGGGCAATACTGCAGGTATACAGGCTTTTCGGAAAAGCTGAACTGCCTTGATAAAGCGTACATATCGTCTGAAAGATGGTGGAATATTTCCCTTTGTGACGATATATTTCCCGTTTTTGCAATGCCCGCAGCCTCATTTTTTAATGTAGCCAGGTTCTTTACAGGTATGGTATTGTTTTTCACCGTTGAAGCGGTCTGAACAAATTCAGAAGCTGATTTTGCTGCTTTACCGGCATCATCGGAAGCCAGTGCAGCTTTAATGGCAATATAATTCTGGTACAACTTTGAAACCTGCGCATCCTTTTTCTTCTGCGCTGCTGC is part of the Chryseobacterium camelliae genome and encodes:
- a CDS encoding DUF3347 domain-containing protein produces the protein MKKQIITATFTILAMSFAAAQKKKDAQVSKLYQNYIAIKAALASDDAGKAAKSASEFVQTASTVKNNTIPVKNLATLKNEAAGIAKTGNISSQREIFHHLSDDMYALSRQFSFSEKPVYLQYCPMAEAGWLSNEEKIVNPYYGSSMLTCGTVKSTIK